The Paramormyrops kingsleyae isolate MSU_618 chromosome 11, PKINGS_0.4, whole genome shotgun sequence genome includes a window with the following:
- the slc39a1 gene encoding zinc transporter ZIP1 isoform X1 encodes MEYLLQVKVGSLVGLLVLTLLFGFIPARLKWFRESSGTETHRVVLSFISCFAGGVFLATCLLDIIPDYLSDIGTELSTQGLNPTSFPLAEFIMACGFFMVLIVERVVLNFSGPRGQESAPLLPAAGHGHSHDRGDLEGSVQHVHVDLQAHSSFRSFMLFLSLSLHSVFEGLAIGLQTTDSKVLEICIAILVHKSIIVFSLSVKLVQSEVRPLWVAAYITVFALMSPLGIGVGISVMEARLAFGALIQAVLEGLAAGTFLYITFLEILPHELNSPERQLIKVFFILVGFSVMAGLALLG; translated from the exons ATGGAGTACTTGTTACAGGTTAAGGTGGGCTCTCTGGTGGGCTTGCTGGTCCTCACGCTCCTGTTCGGCTTCATTCCGGCCCGCTTGAAATGGTTCCGGGAGTCGAGCGGAACAG AAACCCACAGAGTGGTGCTGAGTTTCATCAGCTGTTTCGCTGGTGGTGTGTTTCTGGCTACCTGTCTGCTGGACATCATCCCCGACTACCTGTCTGACATTGGGACAGAGCTGAGCACCCAAGGGCTGAAT CCAACCAGCTTCCCCCTGGCTGAATTCATCATGGCCTGTGGCTTTTTCATGGTGCTCATCGTGGAGAGAGTCGTTCTGAACTTCAGCGGCCCCAGAGGTCAGGAGAGTGCCCCCTTGCTCCCGGCAGCCGGCCACGGGCACAGCCATGACCGCGGTGACTTGGAAGGCAGCGTCCAGCACGTGCATGTGGACTTGCAGGCGCACTCCTCCTTCCGCTCCTTCATGCTTTTCCTATCTCTCTCCCTCCACTCGGTCTTCGAGGGCCTGGCTATTGGCCTACAGACGACAGACTCCAAG GTGCTTGAAATCTGCATTGCTATCCTGGTTCACAAGAGCATCATAGTCTTCAGCCTGTCTGTGAAGCTGGTGCAGAGTGAGGTCCGGCCGCTGTGGGTGGCAGCCTACATCACCGTGTTTGCGCTCATGTCACCACTGGGCATCGGCGTGGGCATCAGTGTGATGGAGGCGCGCCTTGCGTTTGGGGCCTTGATCCAGGCCGTGCTGGAGGGACTGGCTGCCGGAACGTTCCTTTACATCACCTTCCTGGAAATCCTGCCCCACGAGCTGAACTCCCCCGAGAGACAGCTGATCAAAGTTTTCTTCATCCTGGTGGGCTTCAGCGTCATGGCAGGTCTTGCACTCCTGGGTTGA
- the slc39a1 gene encoding zinc transporter ZIP1 isoform X2: MACGFFMVLIVERVVLNFSGPRGQESAPLLPAAGHGHSHDRGDLEGSVQHVHVDLQAHSSFRSFMLFLSLSLHSVFEGLAIGLQTTDSKVLEICIAILVHKSIIVFSLSVKLVQSEVRPLWVAAYITVFALMSPLGIGVGISVMEARLAFGALIQAVLEGLAAGTFLYITFLEILPHELNSPERQLIKVFFILVGFSVMAGLALLG, encoded by the exons ATGGCCTGTGGCTTTTTCATGGTGCTCATCGTGGAGAGAGTCGTTCTGAACTTCAGCGGCCCCAGAGGTCAGGAGAGTGCCCCCTTGCTCCCGGCAGCCGGCCACGGGCACAGCCATGACCGCGGTGACTTGGAAGGCAGCGTCCAGCACGTGCATGTGGACTTGCAGGCGCACTCCTCCTTCCGCTCCTTCATGCTTTTCCTATCTCTCTCCCTCCACTCGGTCTTCGAGGGCCTGGCTATTGGCCTACAGACGACAGACTCCAAG GTGCTTGAAATCTGCATTGCTATCCTGGTTCACAAGAGCATCATAGTCTTCAGCCTGTCTGTGAAGCTGGTGCAGAGTGAGGTCCGGCCGCTGTGGGTGGCAGCCTACATCACCGTGTTTGCGCTCATGTCACCACTGGGCATCGGCGTGGGCATCAGTGTGATGGAGGCGCGCCTTGCGTTTGGGGCCTTGATCCAGGCCGTGCTGGAGGGACTGGCTGCCGGAACGTTCCTTTACATCACCTTCCTGGAAATCCTGCCCCACGAGCTGAACTCCCCCGAGAGACAGCTGATCAAAGTTTTCTTCATCCTGGTGGGCTTCAGCGTCATGGCAGGTCTTGCACTCCTGGGTTGA